The genome window TGCCGACGGTCCCCCGGACCGCGCCGCTGGGAACCAGCGAGAGCTTGTACTCCGCGCCGCCTTCGACGACGGTGTGGCCGGCGTTGTCGCCGCCCTGATAACGGACTACGACGTCCGCGTCCCCTCCCCACCGGTCGACGAGGGCGCCCTTGCCCTCGTCGCCGAGCTGGGAGCCGACGATGGTGAGTGTCATTCCGCCTGCCGGTTTCCCGCGGGGGGTAAAACCGATTACGGTCTGCGACCGGAGAGACCAGCATAAATACGGATCGAATTCAGAGATATTTCCGTAAAATCGCCTTGTTCGTGTATTGTCTCTCAGCAGTATATCTGATGGCTCTCCTCGTGAAATAACCCCTGACTCGGATTGCTGAATCACAGGTAAAATAGGTTAAATATCGATGAATTTGTAGTTCTGTTCACAATGACCTGCTGACCATGTTCCCGGAACTGAATTAATATAAAATAGCATATAAATCCTCAGATTCATTTACTAACGGTCAAATTATGAGTCATGTCAAATCGGATCCTTTTGTACTCTGGCCAAATGGGAGGAAAATCGACGTTCACAGGCGGCCTGTTCAGTCACTTACAGAACCGCGAAGATACGGTGGTGAGTCACCGGATGCAGTATGGGAGGCCCGAGGACTTTGAGAAGCGCATTTTGTCGCAACTACTTGAGAGCCACCAGTACCCTCACCAAAATCCGGAACTATATATTGTCGACGTAACGCTGGGCGGGGGCGCACGAGATGGGCGACCTGACGAAATCACAATTATCGATTTTCCGGGAGAGTCCATAGAACTCATTCGTGACGACCCTCCCTGGAACCAACAAGATACGGATTCGATCGAACGACAGTACGAAGAACTCGAAACACACGATGATGGTTCCAGTTTCCTTATGTCGATAGAAGAACGAGAAACGGTGATTAAGCACGAATACTTTCAGAGCGATACCGTGATTTTCCTATTAAACTTCCATAAACTGCTCATGACTAATCAGCACACGCCCGTATACGACGCACGCGATTTGCGAACAGTGGCCGAAGAAAAGGACATCGCCCTCGTCGCTATCGGTACGGATATTCTCGACTACAAGCCGAACGATGATGTCGTTAGTAGCGACGGATTATTGAGTTTTATCCGAGGGTCCGGGAGTTCAGTCGACTCGGAGTTACTCGATACCATAGACGACACCGTTTCGGTGCCAGGCATTTGGGACATACTATACACAGCCAAATCAAATAAAAATATCTCGTTTTTCGGGGTAGCAGTTCCGAGCCGAGAGTCTGGTGGAGACGACCGCTCAGTTGTCTCCGAAAACGGAGTGGCGGAAACGTGGGGATACAAAAATGTCCTCAAGTGGTTATCTTGACTCGTTCTACAAACCAACTGATCAGGAGCGACGTCAAATCGGCGCTATAGCTCTCTGAATTCCGATGGAAGTACTGAGAACTGGACCTGATCTCCGAGGATTTACTGTCGTATTTATAACTCTGCCGCCGTGCCGCGATCGAACACGTTAATTACTCCCACGTCAAAGCCTGCGATCTGACGAGGCCTCCCCGGCCGCCGACAGCAACTTTTAAACGGGGGCATGACGAGTTAACATGTGCCATGATAGATCGACTAGAGAAGGAGGTAGACATGCTGGAACGTCACCTCCAAGTCCTGCGGATGGTCATCGAGAACGAGCCGATCGGCATCGTGAAGATGTCGAACGAGACGGGCTACCCGCACCACAAGGTCCGCTACTCGCTGCGGGTCCTCGAAGAGGAGAACCTCATCGAGCCGTCCAGCCAGGGCGCGATCACCACGGAGCGGACCCACGAGTTCGTCGACGAACTCGACGAGAAGCTCGACGAGACCGTCGAGAAGCTCGGCTCCATGCGGATCGACGACGCCGCCGAACTGGAGAACTGACCTGAATTTCGATTTCGCCCGCCGACGTGACTGACGCGTTTCTGCGCTCCCGGTAGCCGTCTCCGACAGGGTCCCGTGACGGCTACAAGTCGGGGACCGTCATGTGGAACCCGCCGTCGCGCGCCTCGACGAGGCACAGGTGGTACCCCTGCTTGCGCGAGAGCTTCACGAAGCTCGCCCGCTTCGACCGGCTGAACAGGCCGCCGCCGACCGCGTCGCTCGCGGTCTCTAAGGCGCCCGGCTCGAAGAAGCTCTCCGTCACCGCGAACGCCCCGGCGAACGTCTCGTTCGAGGCCGCGATGTCGCGCCCGTTCTCGACGAGCGACTCCAGCGTTCCCTCCGGCGTGGGGTCCCGGCTGTCGTTCAGGTCGGCGACGAACAGCGGGTGGCCCATCCGGTCGCGCAACACGAGGTCGAACGCCCGCTGCTCGCGGACCTCCTCGCCGCCCTCTCGGAGCTCGACGGACACCGTCCCGCCGATCTCGGCGCGGTCGATCTCGGGAAGCGCGTCGTAGAGGTCGCGGAGTGTCCCCTCGTTGCCGGTGCCGCGGACCTCGAACGGGAGGTCCTCGACGAGCCAGCGGGTGAAGCCGTACTCGATGGTGTCCTCTAAGAACTCCGCGAACGGCCGGCCGTCCACCGCGAGGCCGTCCGTCTCGAAGCTCGTGTGGTGTTCGACCCGGAGGTTCTCGCGAAGCGCCTCGCGGTCGACGGTCCCCTCGTGGGCGTCCGCCAGCGTCGCGCCCTCCTTCGAGTCGTACCTGATGAACAAGTTCGTCCCGTTACGCGCCTCGCCCGGCGTGAGCGTCCGCTCCGCGTCGGGGAGCCGCTCTTTGGCGTTCGAGAGCTCGCTGCGGAGCCGGTCGCGCTCCTCCTTGAGCTCGTCGACCTCGGACTCGAGCCGGTCGACCTCGTCGGCCAGCTCGTCGCGCTCCGACTCGACCTCGTCGCGCTCGGTCGCCAGCCGGTCTCGCTCCTCCGCCAGCGACTGCCGCTCCGTCTCCGTCTCCTCTAAGGCCGCCTCGAGTTTTCGAACCCTATCGGGGTCGGCGCCGCCCTGCGCGTCGCGTCCGTCGCGTTTCGACACCGCGGACGGCCCCGACGACGTTCCGTCGGTGGAGCGCGGCGACGGCGACCCGCCGTTCGCGTTCGACCCGTCCCGATCGGCCCTGCCGCGGTCGGCGCCCGAGCGGGAGCGCCGCGACGACGCGGCGCGGCGCTCTTCCGCGCTCCGGGGCTCCCCGCCCGCCTCGGAGGGGTCGAGCGCCGGGATCGACTTCTGTTCCCGCCACTCGGCCTCCTCCGAGAAGACGTCCTCGGAGTCCGGCGCGTCGGCGGCGTTCGGGTCGGGAGAGTCCCCGGCGTCGGACTCCGAATCGGACGCCCCGTCGGGCTCGGTCGGCGGGCGGCGCACGCGGTCGGATCCGGCCGGTCCGTCGGCGTCCCGCTCGGCCGACTCCGCGTCGCCGATACGGACCTCGTCGGGCGTCGATCCTTCTTCCGCCGACGCCTCGCCCCCGTTGCGTTCGTCTCTCGCGTCGACACCCGGCGACTCGTCGCTTCCGCTCGCGGCGGTCGGGTCGCCGTCTCGGCCGGCGCTCGCGGCGGGACCGACCGCGCTCGCGGGGCCGCCGTCGTCTCCTGCCGTCTCCGGCTCGGCGTCGCTCTCGGCGTCCGACGGTCCGTCGTCCGCGTCGCTCGCGTCGTCGGAACCGGCGGTCTCGGTCGGGTCGACCGCGGCGCTCGGTTCACCCGCGTCGCCCGCGTCGTCCGCATCTTCTGCGTCGTCGCCGTCCGGGAGCGGGCGGACGTCGAGGTCGACCTCGTACACCGTGTAGATGCCGACCTCGTCGGCGGCGAGGTCGAACGCGTCGTCGCCCGTCTCCAGCCGCCGCGCGTTGCCGACGTACGCGGCCGCCATCGACTCGCCGCCGGTGTAGGCGACGTAGTAGTCGCCGGAGAGGACGTTCTCCGACAGCTCGATGTAGCCGGTGAACCCGCCCTGCGAGAGCTTCCGGTCGGCCTCCTTCAGCGGCGTGTCGTTGGTGTAGTACTTCGCCCGCGGCTCGCCGCCCAGCTCCTGCATCGCGAAGAGCACGGGGAGCGCGTCGTCCGGGGCCCGGTAGACGGTCCCGGCGGCGTCGGCGAAGGCGTCGAGCGTCGCGTCCACGACGCCGACGACGCGCCCGTCGACGAGGAACAGCCACCCGGTCCCGTCGGTCGCCGCGCCGGAGAACCCGTCGTCGACGATCCGCCGGAGCCCCGCGAACCCGTCGGAAAAGGAGCGGTCGTCCCACTCGGTGATCGCTTCCCGTCGCTGTGCGTCCATCCTTGCGTTTACGTCGCCAACACCGACCCAAATACCTTCCGGAGCGTGAGACGGCCGTCTGACGCCGCGACGCCCTTCGTTCAGTCCCCTCCGACGGCGGCGATCGCCTCTCGACCGAGGTCGACGACGTCGTCCGGGAGGTCGCTCGCCGCCAGTTCCTCCGAGGTGTACCAGCGCCAGCGCGCCGGGTCGACCTCGTCGTCCCCGTTGGGAGCGATCTCGCGGGAGTCGACGCGGGCGTAGTAGAGGTGGTCGACGTGCTGGTGGCCCACCGACCCGTCCTCGTGGACGTTGATATCGTGGAGCATGAGGTGGGCCGGCTCCGGGAGCCCGCGGGTGTTCGGGCCCGTAACCTCGGACTCCGTCGCGACCAGCTCGGGGGTCAGCCCCGTCTCCTCGCGGACCTCGCGGCGAGCGGCCTCGTGCGGGAGCTCGTCGCGGTCCACGTGCCCGCCGGGAGGCAGCTTAATTCCGAGCCGCTCGTGGTCGTGAAGGGCCGTCGCGCCGTCGTGGACGATGTACGTCGTCGCCGTGAAGTGGCGAGTCGTCTCCATGTCCGCGGGTGGCGACGCGTCGCCTTCGCGGTTTCGGCTCGGGCGGACGCCGCGACGCGGGGGCGCGGGCCGGACGACGGACGCTCCCTCGGCGACGCGAACGATTTTGGCGTTCCCACCTAACAGTGGTCCATGCCACCTATCAACGCGGACGACCTGTCGTGGACGGCCCCCGACGCGGACGACGCCGCCTGGCGGCGGAAGCGTCTGGGCGCGGCGGCGGGCGGCGAGGACCTCGGGTGTAGCCTCTACGAACTGCCGCCCGGAGAGCGGTCGTGGCCGTACCACTACCACACGGCCAACGAGGAGGCGCTGTACGTCCTCGCGGGCGAAGGCACGCTGCGGCTGGACGAGGAGACGCACCCGCTTCGACCGGGGGAGTACGCCGCGTTCCCCGCCGACGCCTCGGGCGGCCATCGCGTGGTGAACGACGGCGACGACACGCTGCGTTACCTCGTCGTCTCGACGATGCGGGAGCCCGACGTGACCCTGTACCCCGACTCGGAGAAGTTCGGCGTGTACGTCGGCTCGCCGCCCGGCGGCCGCGAGGAGCGGTCGCTGTCGGGATACTATCGGATCGGCGACGACGTGGGGTACTGGGAGGACGAAGAACGCGGATGAAAACGGCGGAAATCGAACGTCACGACGACCGGACGCGGAGCGACGCGTCAGTTCAGCGCGACCGAGTCCTCGGCCTCGAGGAGCTCGTGGTACCGGTTCCGGATGGTGACCTCACTGATGTTCGCGACCTCGCTGACCTCGCTCTGGGTCACCTTCTCGTTGACGAGCAGGGAGGCGGCGTAGACGGCGGCCGCGGCGAGCCCGACCGGCGACTTGCCGGAGTGGATCCCCTGTTCCTTCGCCGTGTCGAGCAGGCTGCGGGCGCGGCGCTCGGCCTCGTCGGAGAGGCCGAGGTCGGAGGCGAACCGCGGGACGTAGCTCTCGGGGTCGGCGGGCTGGATCTCCAGCTTCAGCTCGCGGACGACGTAGCGGTACGTCCGGGCGATCTCGTCTTTCTCCACCCGGGAGACGCCCGCGATCTCGTCGAGGCTGCGGGGCGTCCCCGCCTGTCGGGCGGCGGCGTACAGCGACGCCGTCGAGACGCCCTCGATGGAGCGGCCTGGGAGCAGGTCCTCGTCGAGCGCGCGGCGGTAGATGACGGAGGCGGTCTCGCGGACGTTGTCGGGGAGGCCGAGCGCGCTGGCCATGCGGTCGATCTCGCCGAGCGCCTGCTTGAGGTTTCGCTCCTTGGAGTCTCGGGTGCGGAACCGCTCGTTCCACGTCCGCAGCCGCTGCATCTTCTCGCGCTGTCGGCTGGACAGCGACTTGCCGTAGGCGTCTTTGTCCTGCCAGCCGATGTTCGTCGAGAGCCCCTTGTCGTGCATCATGTTCGTCGTCGGGGCGCCCACCCGCGACTTGCTGTCCTTCTCCTTGGAGTCGAACGCGCGCCACTCCGGCCCGCGGTCGATCTCGTCCTCCTCGACGACCAGCCCGCAGTCGACACAGACGGTCTCGCCGTGTTCCGTGTCGGTCGCGAGCTGGCCGCCGCACTCGGGGCACCGCAGCTCCTCTGCCTCGCTCTCCGACTCGGTCTCGCTCTCGTCGTCGACGTTCTCGGTCGTGTACGTTCGAAGGTTCTCGCTCATTGGTTTGGTGCGTGGAGGGAACAACGAAACCGAGAGACGGGTCTCGGTGTTTTCCTCACCTTCGGGTAAGTGAGCGACGAACTTAAATGTTTGCGTGTTTGGTGCCGCCGAGACACGGCCGAATTCAACGTGTAGAACCCTGTACGATTCGGAATTTGTGACGGTGCGAGTCGACCCGTCGCGAGAACCGATCCGACGGTGAAAGCGCGGGATATAGTATATAGGCGTTTCGTGGAAGCCGGACGCCGCCCGAGCGTCCGATCCGTCCGTCAGTCTCCGGTCGCGGCCGTCGCGACCGCGCCGGCCACGCCGCCGATGACCACGCCGGTCCCGGACACGAGTAGCAGGGTCGCGACGAGGTCGGGGGCGGCGGTGACGCCGGCCGCATCCGTCACCGGAACCCCGTCCGCGTCGGAGATCGGGAGCGCCTCGTCGCTCGCGTGACCAGTGCGCGTCGAAGCGGAACCAGACCGTCCCCTCGACCGCGGATATCTGTCCGCCGACCACGCCGGGCGACGGCCGAGTCGCCCGGTGACACGCCGGCGAACGCGAGTCCGACCCACGTGAGCGCCAGTCCGAGCAGCGCCGCGCCGCTCCCGCAGGCGACGTCGACGGGCAGCCAGCCGGACGGGAGGGACACGAGCGAACGGAGGGTAGTTCGTCGGTCGGTCGACATCGCAGCCGCCTCGTTCCGGAGTGAGCGGTATCTGCCTTTCTCGGCGCCGTCAACGGCCCCGCCGTTCGGCCGGTTCCGCGAGGACAACCGCTTTGACCGTCGCCCGAACAGGGGCAGGTATGAACCGAGCGCGACTCGACGACCGCCTCGCCGACCTCGACACGGACGGCTACCTGCTCGACGCCTCGCAGGAGGACGCCAACCAGCTGTACCTCTCCGGGTTCACCGGGCCCGACCCGTTCCTCACGCTGTACGCCGACGGCGAGGTCCACCTCCTCGTCAGCGGGCTGGAGTACGGCCGCGCGACGGCGGAGGCGGCGGCGGACACGGTGGAGCGCCACGCCGACTACGACTTCGAGTACGGCGGCCGCGAGGAGCGCAACGACATGTACGCCGCGTTCGTCCGCGACAAGGGCGTCGAGTCAGTCTCGATGCCGCCGCGCGGCCCGGTCGGCACCGCGGACGCCCTCCGCGAGCGCGGCATCGACGTCGCGGTCGACGCCGACGATCGACTACAGGAGGTCCGCGCGGTGAAGACCGACGAGGAGATCGACGCGATCCGCGACGCGCAGCGGGCGAACGAGGCCGCGATGCGGGCCGCCGAGGAGCTGATCGCCGGCGCCGACGTGGCCGGGGAGGACGTCCCGGCGGACGGCGACGTCGAGCCCGGCACCCTGCTCCACGGGGGCGAGCCGCTCACCAGCGAGCGGGTGACCGAGGAGATCGAGGTGACGCTGCTGCGCCGCGGCTGCGCGCTCGACGAGACGATCGTCGCCGGCGGCGCGCAGGCCGCGGACCCGCACGACCGCGGCTCGGGGCCGCTCCGCGCCGACGAGGCGATCATCGTCGACATCTTCCCGCGCTCGAAGGCGACGAAGTACAACGCCGACATGACGCGGACGTTCTGCGTCGGCGAGCCGAGCGAGACCCTCCGCGAGTGGTACGACCTCACCGAGCGGGCGCTGGACGCCGCGCTCGACGCCGTCGAGCCGGGCGCCACGGGCGAGGAGGTCCACGCCGCCGCCTGCGAGGTGTACGAGGAGGCGGGCGAGCCCACCTTCCGGACCGACCCCGAGACGGAGACCGGGTTCATCCACTCCACCGGTCACGGGATCGGGCTCGACGTCCACGAGTCGCCGCG of Halorubrum trapanicum contains these proteins:
- a CDS encoding cupin domain-containing protein yields the protein MPPINADDLSWTAPDADDAAWRRKRLGAAAGGEDLGCSLYELPPGERSWPYHYHTANEEALYVLAGEGTLRLDEETHPLRPGEYAAFPADASGGHRVVNDGDDTLRYLVVSTMREPDVTLYPDSEKFGVYVGSPPGGREERSLSGYYRIGDDVGYWEDEERG
- a CDS encoding NUDIX hydrolase; the protein is METTRHFTATTYIVHDGATALHDHERLGIKLPPGGHVDRDELPHEAARREVREETGLTPELVATESEVTGPNTRGLPEPAHLMLHDINVHEDGSVGHQHVDHLYYARVDSREIAPNGDDEVDPARWRWYTSEELAASDLPDDVVDLGREAIAAVGGD
- a CDS encoding transcription initiation factor IIB family protein, with product MSENLRTYTTENVDDESETESESEAEELRCPECGGQLATDTEHGETVCVDCGLVVEEDEIDRGPEWRAFDSKEKDSKSRVGAPTTNMMHDKGLSTNIGWQDKDAYGKSLSSRQREKMQRLRTWNERFRTRDSKERNLKQALGEIDRMASALGLPDNVRETASVIYRRALDEDLLPGRSIEGVSTASLYAAARQAGTPRSLDEIAGVSRVEKDEIARTYRYVVRELKLEIQPADPESYVPRFASDLGLSDEAERRARSLLDTAKEQGIHSGKSPVGLAAAAVYAASLLVNEKVTQSEVSEVANISEVTIRNRYHELLEAEDSVALN
- a CDS encoding Xaa-Pro peptidase family protein gives rise to the protein MNRARLDDRLADLDTDGYLLDASQEDANQLYLSGFTGPDPFLTLYADGEVHLLVSGLEYGRATAEAAADTVERHADYDFEYGGREERNDMYAAFVRDKGVESVSMPPRGPVGTADALRERGIDVAVDADDRLQEVRAVKTDEEIDAIRDAQRANEAAMRAAEELIAGADVAGEDVPADGDVEPGTLLHGGEPLTSERVTEEIEVTLLRRGCALDETIVAGGAQAADPHDRGSGPLRADEAIIVDIFPRSKATKYNADMTRTFCVGEPSETLREWYDLTERALDAALDAVEPGATGEEVHAAACEVYEEAGEPTFRTDPETETGFIHSTGHGIGLDVHESPRLANGGEELEPGHVITVEPGLYDPEVGGVRIEDLVVVTEDGYENLTDYPIRFAAE